Proteins encoded together in one Candidatus Sericytochromatia bacterium window:
- a CDS encoding MFS transporter has protein sequence MTATLRQLAAYLRNTLPPGPEGLVWWLTLLASLGVTSVIPLLPLYARDQGADLQAIGWMAAAYLATNLVFLYGAGRLSDWLGRRPLMAVGMLTYAACSLGFLLWPSALGFIVLRGIEGIAAACFLPAALAYVADRYPISERGLRISQLAVAENLGLLLGPAFGGAVKTALGMGVLFACLAVMCLIGTALVFRLPVPAKREADVPVPPGAQGTPSQAPEQPPEATEASTVTRTGGPLMRKGPGLWHSVRPYLFVGISCRAAAAGFALGSYLTVWPLFMAALGASDWDVSFSWTVFAVPSLFLGPFAGRLIDRVGGGRPLLWGALFSGCVVCSYAFCADVSTLLAFCALEGVGFAFAYPAANTLMVQAAPEAMRGRMIGAVTAIRTLGTLIGALLTPIWYAHGARPTFLGVGVVLLVGAATLALCLALDRRQTVSAEGAGAPV, from the coding sequence GTGACCGCAACGCTTCGGCAACTGGCCGCTTATCTCCGAAACACCCTGCCGCCTGGCCCCGAGGGGCTGGTGTGGTGGTTGACCTTGCTGGCCTCGCTCGGGGTGACCTCGGTCATTCCCCTGCTGCCGCTTTACGCGAGGGACCAGGGGGCCGACCTGCAGGCCATCGGCTGGATGGCCGCGGCCTACCTGGCGACCAATCTGGTGTTTCTTTATGGGGCCGGGCGACTCTCCGATTGGCTGGGGCGGCGTCCGCTCATGGCGGTGGGTATGCTTACCTACGCCGCTTGTTCGCTGGGGTTCCTGCTCTGGCCCTCCGCGTTGGGCTTCATTGTCCTGCGTGGCATCGAAGGCATCGCGGCGGCCTGCTTTTTGCCGGCGGCCCTCGCCTACGTGGCTGACCGCTATCCCATTTCCGAGCGGGGTCTGCGCATCAGCCAACTCGCGGTGGCGGAAAATCTCGGTCTGCTGCTCGGGCCTGCGTTCGGTGGGGCCGTCAAGACGGCCTTGGGGATGGGGGTGCTGTTCGCTTGCCTGGCGGTGATGTGCCTGATCGGCACGGCGCTGGTCTTTCGTCTCCCGGTCCCAGCGAAGCGGGAGGCTGACGTCCCTGTGCCGCCGGGGGCCCAGGGGACGCCTTCCCAGGCACCTGAGCAGCCGCCTGAGGCAACAGAGGCGAGCACCGTGACGCGGACGGGTGGGCCTTTGATGAGAAAAGGGCCGGGTTTGTGGCACTCGGTTCGCCCCTACCTGTTCGTGGGCATTTCCTGCCGGGCCGCGGCCGCAGGTTTTGCCCTCGGTTCCTACCTGACCGTCTGGCCCCTGTTCATGGCCGCGCTGGGAGCCAGCGATTGGGATGTGTCGTTTTCGTGGACGGTGTTCGCGGTGCCGTCGCTGTTTCTGGGGCCGTTTGCGGGGCGCCTGATTGACCGCGTCGGTGGGGGCCGCCCGTTGCTGTGGGGCGCCCTGTTCTCGGGGTGCGTGGTCTGCTCTTATGCGTTCTGTGCGGATGTGTCGACCTTGTTGGCCTTTTGCGCGCTGGAAGGGGTCGGATTTGCCTTCGCGTACCCTGCGGCCAACACGTTGATGGTGCAGGCGGCCCCGGAAGCGATGCGTGGGCGGATGATCGGCGCTGTGACGGCCATCCGCACCCTCGGCACGCTGATCGGGGCGCTGCTGACCCCGATCTGGTATGCCCACGGCGCTCGCCCCACCTTCTTGGGGGTGGGCGTCGTCTTGCTGGTCGGTGCCGCGACTCTGGCCCTTTGCCTGGCCTTGGATCGGCGCCAAACGGTCTCCGCGGAGGGCGCGGGCGCGCCCGTTTGA